A region of uncultured Carboxylicivirga sp. DNA encodes the following proteins:
- a CDS encoding nuclear transport factor 2 family protein codes for MKARNLLLIIGIGIFFSCQNEKKTDDPEVLEKVLITYFDGIRDKDLAKMNAATTTDFVLFENGKVWNNDSLYSFLNILPPYAATFDISPIKISIDKEIGNLYYLNHMDMILNDSIEDNYDWIESATFKKVEGEWKLDFLHSTVKK; via the coding sequence ATGAAAGCAAGAAATCTTTTATTAATCATCGGAATTGGAATATTTTTCAGTTGTCAGAATGAAAAGAAAACAGATGATCCAGAAGTATTGGAGAAAGTATTAATCACTTATTTTGATGGCATTAGAGACAAAGATCTGGCCAAAATGAATGCAGCAACAACAACAGATTTTGTCTTATTCGAAAATGGTAAAGTTTGGAATAACGACAGCCTTTATTCTTTCTTAAATATATTACCCCCCTACGCTGCTACTTTTGACATATCGCCTATAAAAATTAGTATTGATAAAGAGATTGGAAATTTATATTATCTCAATCATATGGATATGATACTAAACGATTCAATCGAAGATAACTATGATTGGATAGAAAGTGCCACATTTAAAAAGGTTGAAGGTGAATGGAAATTGGATTTTCTTCATTCAACTGTTAAAAAATAG
- a CDS encoding T9SS type A sorting domain-containing protein, which produces MKLSRIYLILLSLVTIVTSGFSQELGDTVYYGDATYLLTSDNLISNPGFEDGYTGWTDATTSAAELSSTYFSLIQTGGIDDSQYLVGTTNQNSSSVGSIGTGWSIEAGKTYYLSYHVKYLDASAEAGTEDYLRISLTNNKTSAEEPLILIGPSTVNGGGAWTQNTVCFTNASYSYVVARFRWLSNRFGFDNFALHEVVEVADNSALQSLIDEAQLLYDETAEGAVELMTAITTAQSFLESTSADEIKQAVEDLENAIFDYKLLNATASNPLDLTGYIVNNSFEDNFDGWVNNGLYTQSNTVFTGKDGNLYIERWVDRGSKVPDVNVSQTLTNLPNGAYILTVATGNIQQLASGSTQNNSSIPQTGVFIYAGDNKTAVDTLKDRSVSFAVFNGEVEIGYKAENATGNWVTCDNFRLLYKGFDIDLTKEYLASKIDIANALAEGKLQDEVRTNMTTAISAAEVELADEAATEESLAAIITQLEAAIKEAEISQSAYTALQDAINEATELYGDGNGNDAESLSDAVDIASAVLIDYTLTLEEINNATAEVEKAIWVYRLANASGTVPTVTTNTNYARGSTMIFGRSSISGVIVSTLMEHGFCWSTNPEPTILDNRSTKYYSNSGYVYVMENLLPSTVYYVRAYALTSGYAVGYGDVIKVITLPKGTVSYTLADNVSGEDRERIGAAMESAVNYFNNLTSIQGHWLNVNFGSGTPTAEASYGGWMRFGPNSAYQQTGTALHEMGHTIGVGTHSMWYGPSSSLRENGSSGLWLGDRTKKLMQFIDNNTSAYLTGDNTHMWPYGVNGANEDTGSEFLYMANSLVHQALGEDGLPPTGGFATPAYCFEIADDTKYYLKSEDEQTGLLTSFIVPSSTGTLINRIMTPEQALANDSAAWQIDYNPVNCYYTLKNVGTGRYFTYVTTGINGIRTALRTSPTTSEYFQIMKGRVDVEVETLTERGYWIIRPEAKSAPACFYASTTTYTMTSSFNIGNTSTKQRWLILSGDEVGQIELATSIDSPDDLDNVSQVKVFADHQQVTVENIKSKSDITIYNLSGVSIVKERNVVSTYTHSLPKGVYLVAVKSDGEQVVKKVIVQ; this is translated from the coding sequence ATGAAACTATCTCGAATTTACTTGATTCTTCTGAGCCTGGTTACAATAGTAACAAGTGGGTTTTCGCAAGAACTCGGAGATACAGTCTATTATGGTGATGCAACTTATTTGTTAACCAGTGATAATTTAATTTCAAATCCTGGTTTCGAGGATGGATATACAGGATGGACTGATGCAACCACTTCTGCTGCAGAGTTATCATCTACTTATTTTTCTCTAATTCAAACAGGTGGTATAGATGACTCTCAATACCTGGTTGGAACAACAAACCAGAATTCTTCTTCTGTTGGCTCAATTGGAACGGGATGGAGTATTGAGGCTGGAAAAACCTATTATTTATCTTATCATGTGAAGTATCTGGATGCCTCAGCTGAGGCTGGAACTGAAGATTATCTTAGAATAAGTCTTACCAATAATAAAACCAGTGCAGAAGAACCCCTAATTTTAATTGGCCCATCAACCGTTAATGGAGGTGGAGCATGGACTCAGAATACTGTGTGTTTCACAAATGCTTCCTATTCATATGTAGTTGCCCGCTTCAGGTGGTTAAGCAACCGTTTTGGTTTTGATAATTTTGCATTACACGAAGTAGTTGAAGTAGCTGATAATTCAGCTTTACAATCGTTAATAGATGAAGCCCAGCTATTATATGATGAAACGGCAGAAGGAGCGGTTGAGTTAATGACTGCTATAACTACTGCTCAAAGTTTTTTAGAAAGCACATCTGCTGATGAAATAAAACAGGCTGTTGAAGATTTGGAGAATGCTATCTTTGATTATAAGTTATTAAATGCTACAGCTAGCAATCCCCTGGATCTTACGGGTTATATAGTTAATAATAGTTTTGAGGATAATTTTGATGGCTGGGTTAACAACGGATTGTATACACAATCCAATACAGTTTTTACCGGAAAAGATGGAAATTTATATATCGAAAGATGGGTGGACAGAGGATCAAAAGTTCCTGATGTTAATGTAAGTCAGACTTTAACCAATTTACCAAATGGAGCATATATTCTTACTGTTGCAACGGGTAATATACAACAGTTAGCTTCTGGTAGTACCCAGAATAATTCATCTATTCCTCAAACGGGTGTATTTATTTATGCCGGAGATAACAAAACAGCTGTTGATACATTAAAAGATCGTTCGGTAAGTTTTGCGGTTTTTAACGGAGAAGTTGAAATAGGTTACAAAGCCGAGAATGCAACCGGTAACTGGGTTACATGTGATAATTTCAGATTACTTTATAAAGGATTTGATATTGACCTAACCAAGGAATACCTGGCATCTAAAATTGATATTGCCAATGCATTGGCAGAAGGTAAATTGCAGGATGAAGTAAGAACCAATATGACAACTGCAATTTCTGCTGCTGAAGTAGAATTAGCAGATGAGGCAGCAACAGAGGAATCTTTGGCAGCCATTATAACTCAGTTAGAAGCTGCTATAAAAGAAGCAGAAATATCACAGTCGGCATACACCGCTTTGCAAGATGCAATAAACGAAGCAACGGAACTGTATGGAGATGGTAATGGTAATGATGCAGAATCGTTATCGGATGCCGTTGATATTGCCAGTGCTGTTTTGATCGATTATACGCTAACACTGGAAGAGATCAATAATGCAACTGCTGAAGTGGAGAAGGCTATATGGGTATATCGTTTAGCCAATGCATCCGGAACTGTGCCTACGGTGACAACTAATACGAATTATGCCCGCGGTTCAACTATGATTTTTGGAAGAAGCAGTATATCCGGAGTGATCGTTTCAACACTGATGGAACATGGTTTTTGCTGGAGTACAAATCCAGAACCAACCATCTTGGATAATCGTAGTACGAAATACTATTCCAATTCGGGATATGTATATGTAATGGAAAATTTACTGCCTTCAACAGTATATTACGTTCGTGCATATGCCTTAACAAGTGGTTATGCCGTGGGTTATGGAGATGTGATAAAGGTTATTACCTTACCTAAGGGTACCGTTAGTTATACTTTGGCCGACAATGTATCAGGAGAAGATCGTGAGCGTATTGGGGCGGCTATGGAGTCAGCTGTTAATTATTTTAATAACCTTACCAGTATTCAAGGTCATTGGTTGAATGTTAATTTCGGTTCAGGAACTCCTACGGCTGAAGCTTCTTATGGAGGTTGGATGAGATTCGGTCCGAATTCAGCTTATCAACAAACAGGAACAGCACTGCACGAAATGGGACATACCATTGGTGTAGGTACCCACAGTATGTGGTATGGACCTTCCTCATCATTAAGAGAAAATGGTTCAAGTGGCCTGTGGCTGGGTGACAGAACAAAGAAATTGATGCAATTTATAGATAATAATACATCGGCTTACCTGACAGGAGATAATACTCATATGTGGCCTTATGGTGTTAATGGTGCAAATGAAGATACCGGAAGTGAGTTCTTATACATGGCCAACTCATTAGTTCATCAGGCTCTTGGTGAAGATGGATTACCACCGACCGGAGGTTTTGCAACACCAGCTTATTGTTTTGAGATTGCTGATGATACCAAATATTATCTTAAAAGTGAAGATGAACAAACAGGTTTATTAACCTCTTTTATCGTTCCTTCTTCAACCGGAACATTGATCAATAGAATAATGACACCAGAACAGGCACTGGCTAACGATAGTGCAGCCTGGCAAATAGATTATAATCCGGTTAATTGTTATTATACACTTAAAAACGTGGGTACAGGAAGATATTTTACTTATGTAACTACCGGTATTAATGGTATAAGAACAGCTTTAAGAACTTCACCAACCACCTCTGAGTATTTTCAGATTATGAAGGGAAGGGTAGATGTAGAAGTTGAAACACTTACTGAAAGAGGGTATTGGATTATTCGTCCTGAGGCAAAAAGTGCACCTGCATGTTTTTATGCAAGTACTACAACTTATACCATGACCAGTAGCTTTAATATTGGCAATACGTCAACAAAACAGAGATGGTTAATCTTGTCTGGTGACGAGGTAGGACAAATAGAATTAGCTACTTCAATTGACAGTCCAGATGATTTGGATAATGTTTCACAGGTAAAAGTATTTGCTGATCATCAGCAGGTAACGGTCGAAAATATCAAATCAAAGTCAGATATTACAATCTATAATTTATCAGGAGTGTCGATAGTGAAAGAGAGAAATGTTGTATCGACCTACACTCATTCACTTCCAAAGGGAGTTTATCTGGTAGCAGTAAAATCAGATGGGGAACAGGTAGTTAAAAAAGTGATAGTGCAATAA
- the sfsA gene encoding DNA/RNA nuclease SfsA, with protein sequence MKFETPLIHGRLIKRYKRFLSDILLDNGEIVVAHCTNSGSMKTCLEENAEVYLSPAKDPKRKTRYTWEMIKINNQWVGINTLHPNQIAFEAIKNNEIPEISNYEHVQREVKVGNSRIDIMAQRKDETCFIEVKNVTMKVDNNALFPDAVTTRGKKHLNELMQLKKEGLRTVMLFIIQRMDVEVFGPAEAIDPEYAQTLRLAYEKGVEIIPLQVRVSPTEIRIEKKLPFHL encoded by the coding sequence ATGAAATTTGAAACTCCGCTTATTCATGGACGACTTATTAAACGCTACAAAAGATTTCTTTCCGACATATTACTGGATAATGGAGAGATTGTGGTAGCCCATTGCACCAATAGCGGTTCTATGAAAACCTGTTTGGAAGAAAATGCAGAAGTATATCTCTCTCCGGCCAAAGATCCTAAACGCAAAACACGTTACACCTGGGAAATGATTAAAATAAATAATCAATGGGTAGGAATAAACACTTTGCATCCCAACCAAATTGCATTTGAAGCGATTAAAAACAATGAAATTCCGGAAATAAGTAATTATGAGCATGTTCAAAGAGAGGTAAAAGTGGGTAACAGCCGTATTGATATAATGGCTCAAAGAAAAGATGAAACATGCTTTATTGAAGTGAAGAATGTAACCATGAAAGTTGACAATAATGCTTTATTTCCGGATGCTGTAACAACCCGTGGCAAAAAGCATTTGAACGAACTTATGCAACTTAAGAAAGAAGGATTAAGAACTGTGATGCTGTTTATAATTCAGCGCATGGACGTGGAAGTCTTTGGGCCGGCTGAAGCTATCGATCCTGAATATGCTCAAACATTGCGACTGGCTTATGAAAAAGGAGTTGAAATCATCCCGTTACAGGTTAGAGTATCACCTACCGAAATTCGCATTGAAAAGAAACTTCCCTTCCATCTGTAA
- a CDS encoding DUF3857 domain-containing protein codes for MRHLFSILILFWVGVTITEAKDKTKYPVSDIPAELLVNADAVIRNSTYTYEYQSINKAEERVSTAITILKESALSRSVLSEYYDSFTKISDIEMTVYDENGNKVKKLSQEDIFDRSAISGFSLYEDSRMKIADPKYSTYPFTVEYSYTKRYNSTYHFPYWYVVDGFNISVQHSEFKVVTPINYNLRYLENNMPVNVEKTNVENSNVYTWKINNYKAFKFEPLSPPEDLWAPHVITSPEKFSIDNYEGDLSTWSSFGYFRTKLNDGKDNIPEETITKVKELLTDSMSIYEKVSTVHKYAQNKNRYISIQDGIGGIQPFDAETVDRLSYGDCKALTNYTMSLLKALNIDCFYTLVNAGTYSPITPDFSMPYFNHAFLCVPTPKDTIWVECTNAHSPCGFIGDFTDDRYVLILDYKDSKLLRTPSYQADENQQKLLGEIKIGTSGDASANVSFIYNGAQYPDQFALTLLDEKDRKKAITQTISAPNFELESYDIEVNYNRSPELEKKLNLYLYNFTTKMGDKLLFKLNTLNSQTFVPPYARGRKTPLFIARNYSEKDSIKYILNEDVIIEAVPDPVEIESIFGLYNSKTEIKDNTVVYNRYFVINKGTYPKEKYNEFREFLEKVAKADASSAIIKPKS; via the coding sequence ATGAGGCATCTCTTTAGTATTCTAATATTATTTTGGGTTGGTGTTACCATTACTGAGGCAAAAGACAAAACAAAATATCCCGTTTCTGATATTCCAGCTGAATTATTAGTGAATGCTGACGCAGTGATCAGAAACTCAACTTATACATATGAGTATCAATCAATCAATAAAGCAGAAGAACGGGTTAGTACAGCAATAACCATCTTAAAAGAAAGTGCACTTTCAAGATCAGTCCTGTCAGAATATTACGACAGCTTTACCAAAATTTCTGACATTGAAATGACTGTCTATGATGAGAATGGCAATAAGGTTAAAAAACTTTCACAAGAAGACATTTTTGACCGTAGTGCTATATCAGGTTTCTCGCTGTATGAAGACAGTAGAATGAAGATTGCAGATCCTAAATATTCAACATATCCATTTACTGTGGAGTATTCTTACACAAAAAGATATAACTCAACCTACCATTTCCCATATTGGTATGTAGTAGATGGCTTTAATATTTCAGTTCAACATTCAGAGTTCAAAGTTGTCACTCCAATAAACTATAATTTAAGGTATCTTGAAAATAATATGCCTGTAAATGTTGAAAAAACAAATGTAGAAAACAGTAATGTTTATACATGGAAAATAAATAATTATAAGGCTTTTAAATTTGAACCATTATCACCTCCGGAGGATTTATGGGCACCACATGTAATTACTTCTCCTGAGAAATTTTCAATCGATAATTATGAAGGTGACCTCAGTACCTGGAGTTCTTTTGGTTATTTCAGAACAAAACTTAACGATGGTAAGGACAATATTCCTGAAGAAACCATTACGAAAGTAAAAGAACTTCTAACCGATTCTATGTCAATCTACGAAAAGGTTAGTACGGTTCATAAATATGCCCAAAATAAGAACAGATACATAAGCATTCAAGACGGCATTGGTGGTATACAACCCTTTGATGCGGAAACGGTTGACAGACTTTCTTATGGCGACTGTAAGGCTCTTACTAATTACACCATGTCGCTACTGAAAGCATTAAATATTGATTGCTTTTATACATTGGTTAATGCTGGCACCTATTCACCGATAACTCCGGATTTTAGTATGCCATACTTTAACCATGCTTTTTTATGTGTTCCAACTCCCAAAGACACCATATGGGTTGAATGTACAAATGCACATTCTCCTTGCGGATTCATTGGTGATTTTACTGATGACAGATATGTACTTATCCTGGATTATAAAGACTCAAAACTATTGAGAACCCCTTCTTATCAGGCTGATGAGAATCAACAAAAATTATTAGGAGAAATAAAGATTGGCACCAGTGGAGATGCTTCAGCAAATGTAAGTTTTATTTATAATGGAGCTCAATATCCTGACCAATTCGCACTAACTCTATTGGATGAAAAAGACAGAAAGAAAGCGATTACACAGACAATAAGTGCCCCTAATTTTGAATTAGAATCATATGATATTGAAGTTAATTATAACAGAAGTCCTGAGCTTGAAAAAAAACTCAATCTCTATTTATACAACTTCACTACAAAAATGGGTGATAAGTTATTATTTAAACTTAATACTTTAAATTCTCAAACTTTCGTCCCTCCTTATGCAAGAGGAAGAAAAACACCATTATTTATAGCAAGAAACTACAGTGAGAAGGATAGTATTAAATATATTTTAAACGAGGATGTCATTATCGAAGCAGTTCCTGATCCTGTTGAAATTGAATCTATATTTGGTCTATATAATTCTAAAACTGAAATAAAGGACAATACTGTTGTTTACAATAGATACTTTGTAATCAACAAAGGAACATATCCTAAAGAAAAATACAACGAGTTCAGAGAGTTTCTGGAGAAAGTAGCAAAGGCTGACGCTTCAAGTGCTATAATAAAGCCTAAAAGCTAA
- a CDS encoding RagB/SusD family nutrient uptake outer membrane protein, translating to MKKIYSIAIGLIILSVTLVSCEGLLGTDSDQILLPSEVDLSSPDKDFYSINGILNELELLSQQYVLLGELRGDLMETTSFSDEELREIYNFDISSDNKFNDSRAYYSVINLCNYLIANVDTAIIIQGEKVNYRDYVAAKSIRAWTYMQLALNYGEAKYFEEPILDVTDANSGYKVYTFDELAPVLIDDLSPWKSIEKPEAFSSYMYFDVRMLLGDLYLWTGQYENAAREYYDLIDDEMYYIHPRYVNKYDGEDEGIIDEDTYSPWNWDINLYGNSFNTITKLIASVEYKEDGSPLDSLNSYYMNQLAPSDVAINNWETQTYYQTATVTIEGDLRGGIRAYGSYVPAELYENSSLYNIEKGRIMKFAFMNGTSYRSLVLYRSAHLYLKFAEALNRLEKPNMAFAVLKNGLGPLTMANDNLIPRDEKYISYDETSYTFYPYTNFSESKWIGTFIDEDQNTYSAQYNIGIHGRGCGNIETSTTFIIPELETMQDSMDYVEDKIIEEFALETAFEGNRFHDLMRIAKRRGDNAYLADKVAEKYDNKEAIRAKLMDENNWYLQSK from the coding sequence ATGAAAAAAATATATAGCATAGCGATCGGATTAATTATACTGAGCGTCACTTTGGTTAGCTGTGAAGGATTATTAGGTACTGACTCTGATCAGATATTACTTCCGTCTGAAGTTGATCTGTCATCTCCTGATAAGGATTTCTATTCTATTAATGGAATATTGAATGAATTGGAATTACTATCACAACAATATGTCCTTTTAGGGGAGTTGCGAGGTGATTTGATGGAAACTACATCTTTTTCAGATGAGGAATTAAGAGAGATTTATAATTTCGATATTAGCTCGGATAATAAATTTAATGATTCAAGAGCTTATTACTCTGTAATCAATCTTTGTAATTATCTAATAGCAAACGTAGATACAGCTATTATTATTCAGGGCGAGAAAGTTAATTATCGTGATTATGTTGCAGCTAAGTCAATTAGAGCATGGACATATATGCAACTGGCACTTAACTATGGTGAAGCAAAATACTTTGAAGAACCGATTCTGGATGTAACTGATGCAAATAGCGGATATAAAGTATATACGTTCGATGAGCTTGCACCAGTGTTAATTGATGATCTTTCTCCTTGGAAATCAATAGAAAAACCTGAAGCATTCTCTTCCTATATGTATTTTGATGTGCGTATGTTGTTAGGTGATTTATATTTATGGACTGGTCAGTATGAAAATGCAGCTCGTGAGTACTATGATTTAATCGATGATGAGATGTACTATATACATCCCAGGTATGTTAATAAGTACGATGGTGAAGATGAAGGGATTATTGATGAAGATACGTATTCACCATGGAATTGGGATATTAATTTGTATGGTAATTCATTTAACACAATTACAAAATTAATTGCATCTGTTGAATATAAAGAGGATGGATCACCATTGGACTCATTGAATAGTTATTATATGAATCAACTGGCTCCTTCGGATGTTGCTATTAATAATTGGGAAACACAAACCTATTATCAGACGGCTACTGTTACAATCGAAGGTGATTTAAGAGGTGGAATCAGAGCATATGGTTCTTATGTGCCTGCTGAATTATATGAGAACAGTTCTTTGTATAACATCGAAAAAGGTCGTATAATGAAATTTGCCTTTATGAATGGAACATCATACCGTTCATTGGTGCTATATCGTTCTGCTCATTTGTATCTTAAATTCGCAGAGGCATTGAATCGTTTGGAAAAACCAAATATGGCTTTCGCTGTATTAAAGAATGGGTTAGGCCCACTTACAATGGCTAATGACAATTTAATTCCGAGGGATGAAAAATATATATCGTATGATGAGACGTCATATACTTTTTATCCATATACCAACTTTTCTGAATCTAAATGGATTGGAACATTTATTGATGAGGATCAGAATACATATTCAGCTCAATATAATATTGGTATACATGGTCGCGGTTGTGGAAATATTGAAACAAGTACAACCTTTATAATTCCTGAACTTGAAACAATGCAGGATTCAATGGACTATGTAGAAGATAAGATTATTGAAGAATTTGCCCTTGAAACAGCATTTGAAGGTAATCGTTTCCACGATTTAATGCGTATAGCTAAACGCAGAGGAGATAATGCTTATCTGGCTGATAAGGTTGCTGAAAAATATGATAATAAAGAAGCTATCAGAGCAAAATTAATGGATGAAAATAATTGGTATCTACAAAGTAAGTAG